One segment of Rubripirellula amarantea DNA contains the following:
- a CDS encoding polysaccharide pyruvyl transferase family protein — translation MKASITGWHGKQNVGDDAFCAIFARWLSHNLHYDEIAINAPRRFLPKEATSQTCHFDANFPEQAPGRLHRFLLDRSLHRGADLVVFGGGSIFHRHRWRLLDWQLKTYPKRNSHLMAIGVSLGPFPNSTHERLCARTLSKFDRIIVRDEQSLVWARDQGLDQTKWCKDIVLGWGHFYEIPTPAPNSDQPVNRKVIAISIADRESEFGSTETDDRKREGIVDAIKTLHAQEPLHVKIIVSCVHPVRGDLAASERLRSSIESIGGLEISEYRYDGSITNYISVLKQCDAAICNRMHAFVFSCLAKRPAILISYAKKMVELANYLAIDSSVFFSTDDVDAKRLETTLRDQLANPIPVVDDALLDDAQSDVSKMFQQLTSELTTPA, via the coding sequence ATGAAAGCTTCAATCACAGGTTGGCACGGGAAACAAAACGTAGGTGATGACGCGTTTTGCGCTATCTTTGCACGCTGGCTCAGTCACAACCTTCATTACGATGAAATTGCCATCAATGCCCCACGGCGATTCTTGCCAAAGGAAGCGACCTCGCAGACATGTCACTTTGACGCAAACTTCCCCGAGCAAGCACCGGGACGTTTGCACCGATTCTTGCTGGATCGCTCATTGCATCGCGGGGCGGATCTCGTGGTGTTTGGAGGAGGATCCATCTTTCACCGACACCGCTGGCGTTTGCTGGACTGGCAACTCAAGACGTACCCGAAACGCAACAGCCACCTGATGGCGATTGGTGTTTCGCTCGGGCCGTTTCCCAATTCGACACATGAAAGATTGTGTGCTCGAACGCTATCGAAGTTCGATCGTATCATCGTGAGGGACGAGCAATCTTTGGTGTGGGCAAGGGATCAAGGACTGGATCAAACAAAGTGGTGCAAAGACATTGTGCTCGGCTGGGGACACTTCTATGAAATCCCCACTCCCGCGCCAAACTCGGACCAACCTGTCAATCGAAAAGTGATTGCAATCTCGATAGCTGATCGCGAAAGTGAATTCGGATCGACCGAGACTGACGATCGAAAACGCGAAGGGATTGTCGATGCAATCAAGACGCTGCATGCACAAGAACCGCTTCACGTTAAAATCATCGTCAGTTGCGTCCACCCTGTTCGCGGCGACCTAGCAGCGTCAGAACGTCTACGAAGTTCGATTGAAAGTATTGGCGGCCTAGAAATTTCAGAGTATCGCTACGATGGATCGATCACGAACTATATCAGCGTTCTAAAGCAGTGCGACGCGGCGATATGCAATCGAATGCACGCATTCGTATTTTCCTGCCTGGCGAAACGACCAGCGATCCTTATCTCGTACGCGAAGAAGATGGTCGAACTGGCGAACTACCTTGCAATCGACTCATCCGTTTTCTTTTCGACCGACGATGTCGACGCGAAGCGTCTTGAAACGACCCTTCGGGATCAACTCGCCAACCCGATTCCTGTTGTCGACGACGCCTTACTCGATGACGCTCAGTCCGACGTATCAAAGATGTTTCAACAGCTCACCTCTGAGCT